From Nitrosopumilus sp. b3, the proteins below share one genomic window:
- a CDS encoding alpha-aminoadipate/glutamate carrier protein LysW, translating to MNCPECDATLNIPDDASVGEIVSCPDCGADFEISKKDGSNVELKQAETVGEDWGE from the coding sequence ATGAACTGCCCAGAATGTGACGCAACACTAAACATCCCAGATGATGCCTCAGTTGGAGAAATAGTCTCCTGTCCTGATTGTGGCGCTGACTTTGAAATCTCCAAAAAAGACGGATCAAATGTTGAGCTTAAACAAGCAGAAACCGTAGGCGAAGACTGGGGAGAGTAA
- a CDS encoding ABC transporter ATP-binding protein codes for MTKLEAKNIVKYFSHDSHKLKALGGVNLKVEAGDFVCLVGPSGCGKSTFLRIVAGLESPDEGQILFDGHPVAQTGPERIMVFQEGALFPWLKVQDNVEFGLKMAGIPKEERAKISHRYLDMMQLTKFADSYTFQLSTGMKQRVAIARALVMDPDVLLMDEPFAALDAQTRDLLLVEMQLIWEKTKKTILFVTHNVSEAAVLGTKVAIFSNRPSVIKKEVDNNFPRPRVTEDEALLKFQQDILAELRPEVKKSKG; via the coding sequence ATGACCAAACTTGAGGCAAAAAATATTGTAAAATATTTTAGTCATGATTCTCATAAACTAAAAGCACTAGGTGGTGTAAACCTCAAAGTTGAGGCTGGAGACTTTGTGTGTTTGGTTGGACCTTCAGGATGTGGAAAATCAACATTTTTACGCATAGTTGCAGGCTTGGAATCTCCTGACGAGGGACAAATATTGTTTGATGGTCATCCTGTTGCCCAAACAGGACCTGAGAGAATAATGGTTTTTCAAGAGGGTGCATTATTCCCATGGCTTAAGGTCCAAGATAATGTCGAATTTGGATTAAAGATGGCAGGAATTCCAAAAGAGGAGAGAGCAAAGATATCTCATAGATATCTTGACATGATGCAACTTACTAAATTTGCAGATTCTTACACTTTTCAACTTTCAACTGGAATGAAACAACGTGTAGCTATTGCTAGAGCATTAGTGATGGATCCTGATGTATTATTAATGGATGAGCCATTTGCAGCTCTTGATGCACAAACTAGAGACTTGCTATTAGTTGAGATGCAGTTAATTTGGGAAAAGACCAAAAAGACAATCTTATTTGTAACTCACAATGTTTCAGAAGCTGCAGTTCTTGGAACCAAAGTTGCAATCTTTAGTAATCGTCCATCAGTTATTAAAAAAGAAGTCGATAATAATTTTCCAAGACCTAGAGTTACAGAAGATGAAGCATTACTAAAATTTCAACAAGATATTTTAGCAGAATTAAGACCTGAGGTAAAAAAAAGTAAAGGCTGA
- a CDS encoding ABC transporter substrate-binding protein, giving the protein MKTRSIVSTGIVGIILIITVGISLNSSDITHENKIRIAYFPNIGHAIPIVGMEKGFFEQSVGDDIQIETRVFDSGPQAIESLFANSIDLAYAGPGPAINGFLNSENHNVKILVGAASGGASFIVHPQSEIKSSSDFAGKKIAAPQIGNTQDVSLRHYLSLNGLKTAEKGGSVIVYNIPNPDIYTLFVKGDIDGAWVAEPWATILETELDGKRLFHEEELWPNNEFASVLLIANVDYVEKNRKIVSDLVASHYETADWINANPVETRIIFNDFLKSHLGQSLSDDVVDTALSNLVITSDPLLDSVYSFAEKADALGYLGRNGYDLAGIFYPLNSNSVLEENP; this is encoded by the coding sequence ATGAAAACTCGATCAATTGTTTCAACAGGAATTGTTGGAATAATTTTGATAATTACAGTTGGAATATCTCTAAATTCCAGTGATATCACACATGAAAATAAAATTCGTATTGCATATTTTCCAAATATTGGTCATGCTATTCCTATTGTTGGGATGGAAAAAGGCTTTTTTGAACAAAGTGTTGGGGATGATATACAAATTGAAACGCGTGTTTTTGATAGTGGTCCTCAAGCAATAGAATCACTATTTGCCAATTCGATTGATCTTGCATATGCTGGGCCTGGACCAGCAATAAACGGATTTCTAAATTCGGAAAATCATAATGTCAAGATTCTTGTAGGTGCTGCAAGTGGTGGGGCAAGCTTTATCGTTCATCCTCAATCTGAAATTAAATCTTCATCTGATTTTGCTGGCAAAAAGATTGCTGCACCTCAAATTGGAAACACTCAAGATGTATCCTTACGACACTACCTTTCCCTAAATGGTTTGAAGACTGCAGAAAAAGGGGGTTCAGTCATTGTTTATAATATTCCAAATCCTGATATCTATACTTTATTTGTAAAAGGAGATATTGATGGTGCATGGGTTGCAGAACCATGGGCTACAATTTTAGAAACCGAACTTGATGGAAAAAGATTATTCCACGAAGAAGAATTGTGGCCCAACAATGAATTTGCATCTGTTCTATTAATTGCAAATGTGGATTACGTTGAAAAAAATCGTAAGATTGTTTCTGATCTTGTGGCATCTCATTATGAAACTGCAGATTGGATCAATGCAAATCCTGTAGAAACTAGAATTATTTTTAATGATTTTTTAAAATCACACTTGGGACAATCTCTGTCTGATGATGTTGTTGATACTGCTTTGTCCAATCTTGTAATAACTTCTGATCCTCTACTTGATTCTGTGTATTCTTTTGCAGAAAAAGCTGATGCACTTGGGTATTTGGGAAGAAATGGATATGACTTAGCTGGAATTTTTTACCCCCTTAATTCAAATTCCGTATTGGAGGAAAACCCGTAA
- the lysX gene encoding lysine biosynthesis protein LysX, translating to MSKVCIVFDRLRAEEKMLQKEASELGHDAVMLDAKITQINTDSKKEDYDFGDVVLERCVSYFRGLHFTASLEFLDVPVLNKFEVAHICGNKMFMTLLLKKSNIPTPKTYFSFSSESAAENLEKVGFPLVIKPVIGSWGRGVMPLKDKDTMEAVFEIRDITDSPHDRIYYLQELIKRPPRDIRVITVGDEPIAAMYRKSSGGFKTNIALGADSELCEITKEMEDMATKASKAMGGGILGIDMMEDDQNGLVVHEVNNTVEFKGLARVSQRNIPKEMVEFALNYVRK from the coding sequence ATGTCAAAAGTCTGTATTGTGTTTGACCGCCTAAGAGCGGAAGAGAAGATGCTACAAAAAGAGGCATCAGAACTAGGACATGATGCAGTAATGCTTGATGCAAAAATTACTCAAATTAACACAGATAGTAAAAAAGAAGACTATGATTTTGGAGATGTTGTTCTAGAAAGATGCGTCAGTTATTTTAGAGGCCTTCATTTTACTGCAAGTTTAGAGTTTTTAGATGTCCCAGTTTTAAACAAATTTGAAGTTGCACATATTTGTGGAAACAAAATGTTCATGACTCTGCTTTTAAAAAAAAGTAACATTCCAACTCCAAAGACCTATTTTTCGTTTTCAAGTGAAAGTGCAGCCGAGAATTTAGAAAAAGTAGGATTTCCTCTAGTCATTAAACCTGTAATTGGTAGTTGGGGACGAGGAGTTATGCCATTAAAAGACAAAGATACCATGGAAGCAGTTTTTGAAATTAGAGATATTACAGATAGCCCACATGATAGAATTTACTATTTACAGGAATTAATCAAGAGGCCGCCAAGAGACATCAGAGTAATCACAGTAGGTGATGAACCAATCGCTGCAATGTATAGAAAATCATCAGGCGGTTTTAAAACAAACATTGCTCTTGGGGCAGATTCTGAACTTTGTGAGATCACAAAAGAGATGGAGGATATGGCTACAAAAGCATCAAAAGCAATGGGTGGAGGAATTTTAGGAATAGACATGATGGAAGACGATCAGAATGGGTTAGTGGTACACGAAGTAAATAATACCGTAGAATTCAAAGGATTAGCAAGAGTATCACAACGAAATATTCCAAAAGAAATGGTAGAATTTGCTCTAAACTACGTTAGGAAATAA
- a CDS encoding argininosuccinate synthase produces MTQKGILAFSGGLDTSVVVKYLQEEHDMDVITVTVDVGQCDDTKKIAAKAKKLGVKKHYNVDARKEFVKDYIFPSIKANALYQKKYCLATALARPLIAEKVLEIAKKEKVTSLAHGCSGKGNDQVRFDITLRSGSDLPIIAPIRDKNLDRETELKFANKHGIEIDAVAKRFSIDQNLWGRAIEGGVLEDPYNEPPDDAFIWVKTKNLPDKASYLEIKFEEGIPVAVDGKKLESQKLIEYINKKAGDAGVGIVDHIEDRVVGIKSREVYETPAATCLIEAHSDLEKMVHTKHENKFKSIIDDEWAYLVYSGLWQDPLRADLDGFIEQSQKPVSGTVKLKMFKGSLRVVGRKSKNSLYSHEIATYGTESTFDQRLAKGFVELWGMQSTEANKLQKKRSTKT; encoded by the coding sequence ATGACACAAAAAGGAATTCTTGCATTTTCTGGAGGACTAGATACATCAGTAGTTGTAAAATATTTGCAAGAGGAACACGACATGGATGTTATTACAGTAACAGTAGATGTAGGTCAATGCGATGATACTAAAAAAATTGCAGCCAAAGCAAAAAAACTTGGTGTAAAAAAACATTACAACGTTGATGCTAGAAAAGAATTTGTTAAAGATTACATTTTTCCATCAATTAAAGCAAATGCTCTTTATCAAAAAAAATATTGTCTTGCAACAGCTCTTGCACGACCACTAATTGCAGAGAAAGTATTAGAGATTGCAAAAAAAGAAAAAGTTACTTCGCTTGCACATGGATGTTCAGGTAAAGGAAATGATCAAGTAAGATTCGACATCACATTACGTTCTGGCTCAGATCTTCCAATTATTGCTCCTATACGCGATAAAAATTTAGACAGAGAAACAGAATTAAAGTTTGCAAATAAACACGGAATAGAAATTGATGCTGTCGCTAAAAGATTCAGTATTGATCAAAATTTGTGGGGACGTGCAATAGAAGGAGGAGTACTAGAAGATCCATACAATGAGCCACCAGATGATGCATTCATTTGGGTCAAAACAAAAAACTTACCAGACAAAGCATCATACCTAGAAATTAAATTCGAAGAAGGAATTCCTGTTGCAGTTGACGGAAAAAAACTAGAATCACAAAAACTAATTGAATATATTAACAAAAAAGCAGGAGATGCAGGTGTTGGAATAGTTGATCATATTGAAGACAGAGTTGTAGGAATCAAATCCAGAGAAGTGTATGAGACTCCAGCTGCCACATGTTTAATTGAAGCTCATTCAGATTTAGAAAAAATGGTCCATACAAAGCATGAAAACAAGTTCAAATCAATAATAGATGATGAATGGGCATATTTGGTATATTCAGGACTTTGGCAAGATCCATTAAGAGCAGATCTAGATGGATTTATCGAGCAATCACAAAAACCTGTTTCTGGAACTGTCAAATTAAAGATGTTCAAAGGAAGTCTCAGGGTTGTTGGAAGAAAATCAAAGAATTCATTGTACAGTCACGAAATTGCCACATATGGTACAGAATCAACATTTGATCAAAGATTGGCTAAAGGATTTGTGGAATTATGGGGAATGCAGTCAACAGAAGCTAATAAATTACAAAAGAAAAGGTCAACAAAAACATGA